In a genomic window of Callithrix jacchus isolate 240 chromosome 22, calJac240_pri, whole genome shotgun sequence:
- the LOC100405958 gene encoding cytochrome P450 2B6, translating to MELTVFLFFALLIGLLLLLVRRHPKAHGRLPPGPRPLPLLGNLLQLERRGLLKSFLKFREKYGDVFTVHLGPRPVVMLCGVDAIREALVDQAEVFSGRGKIAIVDPVFQGYGVVFANGDRWKALRRFSLTTMRDFGMGKRSVEERIKEEAQCLVQELRKYKGALVDPTFFFHSITANIICSIVFGKRFEYQDKEFLKLLRLFYQSFSLVSSLFSQLFELFSDFLKYFPGAHRQIRKNLQEIGAFIGHSVEKHREALDPSSPQDLIDTYLLHMEKEKSNPHSEFNHQNLIFNTLSLFFAGTETTSTTLRYGFLLMLKYPHVAEKVYKEIEQVIGPHRPPALDDRAKMPYTDAVIHEIQRIADLLPMGLPHIVTQHTSFRGYTIPKGTEVFPILSTALNDPHYFEKPDTFNPDHFLDTNGALKKNEAFIPFSLGKRICLGEGIARTELFLFFTTILQNFSVASPVAPEDIDLTPQENGVGKLPPAYQIRFLPR from the exons ATGGAGCTCACCGTCTTCCTCTTCTTTGCACTCCTCATAGGCCTTTTGCTTCTCCTGGTCCGGCGTCACCCTAAGGCCCATGGccgcctcccaccaggcccccgCCCTCTGCCCCTTTTGGGGAACCTTCTGCAGCTGGAGAGAAGAGGCCTACTCAAATCCTTTCTGAAA TTCCGAGAGAAATACGGGGATGTCTTCACGGTACACCTGGGACCGAGGCCCGTGGTCATGCTGTGTGGAGTGGATGCCATACGGGAGGCCCTGGTGGATCAGGCTGAGGTCTTCTCTGGCCGGGGCAAAATCGCCATCGTTGACCCAGTCTTCCAGGGCTACG GCGTGGTCTTTGCCAATGGGGACCGCTGGAAGGCGCTGCGGCGATTCTCTCTGACCACCATGAGGGACTTTGGGATGGGAAAGCGGAGTGTGGAGGAGCGGATCAAGGAGGAGGCTCAGTGTCTGGTGCAGGAGCTTCGGAAATACAAGG GAGCCCTCGTGGACCCCACCTTCTTCTTCCATTCCATCACCGCCAACATCATCTGCTCCATCGTCTTTGGAAAACGCTTTGAGTACCAAGACAAAGAGTTCCTGAAGCTGCTGCGCTTGTTCTACCAGTCTTTTTCACTTGTCAGCTCTTTATTCAGCCAG CTGTTCGAGCTCTTCTCTGATTTCCTAAAATACTTTCCTGGGGCGCACAGGCAAATACGTAAAAACCTGCAGGAAATCGGTGCTTTCATTGGCCACAGTGTGGAGAAGCACCGTGAAGCCCTGGACCCCAGCTCCCCCCAGGACCTCATCGACACCTACCTGCTCCACATGGAAAAG GAGAAATCCAACCCACACAGTGAATTCAACCACCAGAATCTCATCTTCAACACGCTCTCGCTCTTCTTTGCCGGCACCGAGACCACCAGTACCACTCTCCGCTACGGCTTCCTGCTCATGCTCAAATACCCTCATGTGGCAG AGAAAGTCTACAAGGAGATTGAACAGGTGATTGGCCCACATCGCCCTCCAGCATTAGATGACCGAGCCAAAATGCCATACACAGATGCAGTCATCCATGAGATCCAGAGAATTGCTGACCTTCTCCCCATGGGTTTGCCCCACATTGTCACACAACACACGAGCTTCCGAGGGTACACCATCCCCAAG GGCACGGAAGTATTTCCCATCCTGAGCACTGCTCTCAACGACCCACACTACTTTGAAAAACCAGACACCTTCAATCCTGACCACTTTCTGGATACCAATGGGGCACTGAAGAAGAATGAAGCTTTTATCCCCTTCTCCTTAG GGAAGCGCATCTGTCTTGGTGAAGGCATCGCCCGCACCGAATTGTTCCTCTTCTTCACCACCATCCTCCAAAACTTCTCCGTGGCCAGCCCCGTGGCTCCTGAAGACATCGACCTGACACCCCAGGAGAATGGTGTGGGCAAACTACCCCCAGCATACCAGATCCGCTTCCTGCCCCGCTGA